A stretch of the Streptomyces sp. NBC_01428 genome encodes the following:
- a CDS encoding RidA family protein, protein MTDKTALTPSTHTTPPAKFSHGVKKGNILQVAGQVGFLPAEDGKPPTPAGPTLREQTLQTLANVKAILEEGGSGWDDAMMIRVYLTDVDHFAEMNEIYNQYFEEQGLTAPPAARTTVYVGLPAGLLIEIDVLAVLG, encoded by the coding sequence ATGACCGACAAGACCGCTCTCACCCCCTCGACCCACACCACCCCGCCCGCGAAGTTCTCGCACGGCGTGAAGAAGGGCAACATCCTCCAGGTCGCCGGCCAGGTCGGCTTCCTGCCCGCCGAGGACGGCAAGCCCCCGACGCCCGCCGGGCCCACCCTGCGCGAGCAGACCCTCCAGACCCTCGCCAACGTCAAGGCGATCCTCGAAGAGGGCGGCTCCGGCTGGGACGACGCGATGATGATCCGCGTCTACCTCACCGACGTCGACCACTTCGCCGAGATGAACGAGATCTACAACCAGTACTTCGAGGAGCAGGGCCTCACCGCGCCCCCCGCCGCCCGCACGACGGTCTACGTCGGTCTGCCGGCCGGACTCCTCATCGAGATCGACGTCCTCGCCGTCCTCGGCTGA
- a CDS encoding GntP family permease: MSSYPLAAPAPETPPHTGGLLTLLDGTAGLLTVAALGIALLLFLIIKVRLQPFVALLAVSIAVGLAAGLSVTELFGTVQKSDAVSVIESGMGGILGHVAIIIGLGTMLGAILEVSGGAEVLATRLLNLFGEKRAPLAMGLTGLIFGIPVFFDVGIFVLAPLVYASAKRSGKSILLYCLPLLAGLSMTHAFLPPHPGPVAAAGLLHVQLGWVLLMGIICGVPSVLAAWVYAAWIGRRIFVPVPQDMVEAAEEAKQAVVEEQRAQGVEPREEPVPLGTVIGIIGTPLVLILAATFSSIVLDPSTLRSVIEFFGSPFVALTIALLLAYYLLGIRRGWSRKSLETVSTSSLKPVGNILLVVGAGGIFGAVLKASGVAQALSDTFHDVGLPIIVLAYLISLVLRVAQGSATVAIVTTAGIVAPLLTEGDHSQAFVALVIMAISAGSIFASHVNDGGFWMVAKYFGISERDTLRTWTVLESVLSVAGFAVAAVVSLFV; this comes from the coding sequence ATGTCGTCGTATCCGCTCGCCGCGCCGGCCCCCGAGACGCCACCGCACACCGGCGGCCTCCTGACCCTCCTCGACGGCACGGCCGGACTGCTCACGGTCGCCGCCCTCGGTATCGCGCTCCTGCTCTTCCTCATCATCAAGGTCAGACTCCAGCCGTTCGTCGCCCTGCTCGCCGTCTCCATAGCCGTCGGCCTCGCCGCCGGACTCTCCGTCACGGAACTGTTCGGCACGGTCCAGAAGTCCGACGCGGTCTCGGTCATCGAGTCCGGCATGGGCGGCATCCTCGGCCACGTCGCGATCATCATCGGCCTCGGCACCATGCTCGGCGCCATCCTCGAAGTCAGCGGCGGCGCCGAGGTCCTGGCCACCCGCCTGCTCAACCTCTTCGGCGAGAAGCGCGCCCCGCTCGCGATGGGCCTGACCGGCCTCATCTTCGGCATCCCGGTCTTCTTCGACGTCGGCATCTTCGTCCTCGCGCCGCTCGTCTACGCCTCCGCCAAGCGCTCCGGCAAGTCGATCCTGCTCTACTGTCTGCCGCTGCTCGCCGGCCTGTCGATGACCCACGCGTTCCTGCCGCCGCACCCCGGCCCGGTCGCCGCCGCCGGACTGCTGCACGTCCAGCTCGGCTGGGTCCTGCTCATGGGCATCATCTGCGGCGTCCCGTCCGTCCTCGCCGCCTGGGTCTACGCCGCCTGGATCGGCCGGCGCATCTTCGTCCCCGTGCCGCAGGACATGGTCGAGGCGGCCGAGGAGGCCAAGCAGGCCGTCGTCGAGGAGCAGCGCGCGCAGGGCGTCGAACCGCGCGAGGAGCCCGTCCCGCTCGGCACGGTCATCGGCATCATCGGTACGCCGCTGGTGCTGATCCTCGCCGCCACCTTCTCCTCGATCGTCCTGGACCCGTCCACCCTGCGCTCGGTCATCGAGTTCTTCGGCAGCCCGTTCGTCGCCCTCACGATCGCTCTGCTGCTCGCCTACTACCTGCTCGGCATCCGGCGCGGCTGGTCCCGCAAGTCCCTGGAGACGGTGTCGACTTCGTCCCTCAAGCCGGTCGGCAACATCCTGCTGGTGGTCGGCGCGGGCGGCATCTTCGGCGCCGTGCTGAAGGCGAGCGGAGTCGCCCAGGCCCTCTCGGACACCTTCCACGACGTCGGCCTGCCGATCATCGTCCTGGCCTATCTGATCTCCCTGGTGCTGCGGGTCGCGCAGGGCTCGGCGACGGTCGCGATCGTCACCACGGCCGGCATCGTGGCGCCGCTCCTGACCGAGGGCGACCACTCCCAGGCCTTCGTGGCGCTCGTCATCATGGCGATCTCGGCGGGTTCCATCTTCGCCTCGCACGTCAACGACGGCGGCTTCTGGATGGTCGCCAAGTACTTCGGCATCAGCGAGCGCGACACCCTGCGGACCTGGACCGTTCTCGAATCGGTGCTGTCCGTCGCGGGGTTCGCGGTGGCCGCCGTGGTCAGCCTCTTCGTGTAG